The following proteins are encoded in a genomic region of Coffea eugenioides isolate CCC68of chromosome 6, Ceug_1.0, whole genome shotgun sequence:
- the LOC113774122 gene encoding uncharacterized protein LOC113774122, which produces MPFGLTNALAAFMNLMHRVFKLYLDQFVVVFIDDILVYSRTREDHERHLRIVLQTLREHRLYAEFSKCEFWLEKISFLGHVISKDGIFVDPVKVEAVFDWKQPETPTEVRSFLGLAGYYCRFIKDFSKLAGPLTDLTKKHGQFFWSSKCEASFQELKKRLTSAPVLALPNGKDRFTVYTDVSREGLGCVLIQNGSVIAYVSRKLKSHERNYPTHDLELAAVVFALKK; this is translated from the coding sequence ATGCCTTTTGGTCTAACGAATGCTCTAGCTGCATTTATGAATTTGATGCATCGAGTCTTTAAACTTTATTTGGACCAATTTGTCGTGGTGTTCATAGATGATATCTTAGTATATTCTAGGACTCGAGAGGATCATGAACGACACTTGAGGATAGTTTTGCAGACCTTGAGAGAACATCGGTTATATGCCGAGTTtagcaagtgcgagttttggttggagaaaatttcttttctagggcaTGTAATATCTAAAGATGGCATTTTTGTGGACCCAGTGAAAGTGGAAGCAGTATTTGATTGGAAACAGCCAGAAACCCCAACTGAGGTTCGTAGCTTCTTAGGTTTAGCCGGGTACTACTGTAGGTTCatcaaagatttctccaaaTTAGCAGGGCCTTTAACTGATCTAACAAAAAAGCATGGTCAATTTTTttggagttctaagtgtgaagctagttttcaggaattaaagaaacgGTTAACGTCGGCACCCGTCTTAGCCTTACCAAACGGGAAAGACAGGTTCACTGTATATACTGACGTCTCAAGAGAAGGATTGGGATGTGTTCTAATACAAAATGGAAGTGTAATTGCCTATGTCTCTAGGAAATTAAAATCCCATGAGcgaaattacccgactcatgatttggaattgGCTGCTGTAGTTTTTGCCCTAAAGAAGTGA
- the LOC113774123 gene encoding uncharacterized protein LOC113774123, translated as MEGRRQYGWGRGRGSRQTQDQEKEQGSVANQNQGPRGKGGDQVDTTINGMTDLLARLVDQQGQVPSNQQRDPEIGEDRALERFQKFAPPKFFGGPDPEVAENWFERMVDIFAALHYTEKRQVTFVVFQLEGAARSWWNVVRAKWDREQTPRTWFNFTREFNEKFLPPLIQEKREDKFIKLRQGTSSVAEYETQFIRLSKFAPELVVNEQKHIR; from the coding sequence ATGGAAGGTAGACGACAATATGGTTGGGGCCGTGGGCGTGGATCCAGGCAAACCCAGGACCAAGAGAAGGAACAAGGGTCAGTAGCAAACCAGAACCAGGGACCCAGAGGTAAAGGAGGGGACCAGGTTGATACAACTATCAATGGTATGACTGATTTATTAGCTCGATTGGTTGACCAGCAAGGTCAAGTACCTAGTAACCAGCAAAGAGACCCTGAAATTGGTGAAGACAGGGCCCTtgaacgattccaaaagttcgctcctcCTAAATTTTTTGGAGGACCAGATCCCGAAGTTGCCGAGAACTGGTTTGAAAGAATGGTGGACATCTTTGCTGCGTTGCACTACACAGAGAAAAGGCAAGTAACCTTCGTCGTTTTCCAGTTGGAAGgcgcagcccgttcctggtggaacgtagtgAGGGCAAAGTGGGACAGGGAGCAAACTCCCCGTACTTGGTTTAATTTCACTAGGGAGTTTAACGAGAAGTTCCTCCCGCCTTTAAtccaggagaaaagagaggataaATTTATCAAACTGCGCCAAGGCACTTcgagtgtggcggagtacgagacccAGTTTATCAGACTCTCCAAATTTGCTCCGGAACTAGTGGTTAATGAGCAGAAACACATAAGGTGA